A genomic region of Brienomyrus brachyistius isolate T26 chromosome 6, BBRACH_0.4, whole genome shotgun sequence contains the following coding sequences:
- the si:dkey-250d21.1 gene encoding uncharacterized protein si:dkey-250d21.1, protein MPDCCAAANCNQCTDQSSIAFFRFPLDPDRCKQWLDNCRRPDLENKTPEQLHRLYKLCARHFEPSLICRHSALRTVLKEDAVPTVFDFTSHLNTPQNRNRKRIRETTEEEDITIKKTKDDYLPSEVKDEPGESSLTSSLIQDDIKKEDVTTSKAKETLKLYFKETLAFTGFSIRKDVNSKVVEPLGSHGELHCVSPICVEKIDQREVLQFTEDLMRDEIRNSLRSARFFSILLQEVANIEGKDQIPVFIRSVTLAGFPQKHLMGFLPCDADAEGLAYMLLSAIRNKWGLRMEHCRGLTYLATGDICQKMKDLSSKILQEFPQVVLAPSDPYAFNMWLIRCMPLLNIQKVVDTVEEVAALLRRSSSLSKKVEDKISSLYGHMKGEVDRIKEACQNHWECGVDAFQTMLDLLEPLLCCINEMSPEDPDNSELVRRLKPVLKDFHFIITLVVLKNTLCCVSILNPSLRGTISISSTLQYTISNALKLLSKHMQEIAIFHRKWFSDAVCRAKKLGVDVSLPECSEEDSNSKAVANSPEDFYRETLSIQILQYLTESVKKVFSTEMVRILRWLSLVPSYMADHNFSIRKDKVADANLNNLARPDSFYDELGCWEVKWKHASKRRILPTTVFGTLKIPDIGFYPNVQSLLKVLGTIPCVNAEADVYGQYDMVLDRYKSYLHATPEDQRLCNMAFVFVNQDVHFSIEEMVDSFVKKHPEILELLQMDDENHKNQVADSEKNPSKEEIEENQIMTFGGEDEKMETSQCKGTDKAALRLALRSAVKAACSSYSKQPGEAFAELEGEVEYVSKSEMKEVLSVCESSVREGILSEVGNSFFSLFIDRVVKLGDREYLPLFLRFVDSFDAMRLELIGFLEADLDCDSMSERLLEIVTKEWRLDFKNCRGQAYLGSGDVFYRLKAFACKIQEKYPLAICTHSSCYSFNTWWSMSVPIPSITRALETMEEVVLFFSSELALEKLLDQVIALGLRESYEKIQELQGKFCSVWLEKHDSYEVFVQILEPLVECLEKIRDNKPQRLAASLSEQAGRLLQLIKDFDFIVPMVALKNASSFTRELSSGLQKDHFSAASQLCQISGIVATLNRVKTNIKVFHQNWFDEACAVAQSLSVQIKVPDIVIVTRDGILKPTTYYKDTLSVPLVDNLINAVKDHFSVHHKEALNFLSLVPCSVTVSYMFEILKSKPPLYSSDLPDPDNFFTELCCWRVKWKTKVVTVTIPNTIFQTLRLPVMQYFGNINTLLRIMSVLPSTTLEYCGETLRHKVFQDYIRETSSKDRSPCLAMLKVGTNFSRDLDRMVARCLKITPKALEGLCLEKESKSLKNAETHKDGDGSEDVEMTPSLDIRADEALKLDGENGHSGDYRQSLEVVFKQVLKLGRSNCRFSELSKEEQDLILQNLSLCDWGESSRLDMDMDIDEAEVLDVLVGSIRQVVLSEVQESPFFSLIMDKVTTIASKKYLPTFVRYVADCSTKVELLGFLPFDEKCDYDTQAKCFETILTDDWGLQMSCCRGQAYMRFGAGSLALKKMSLKLLNNYPLAVNTPSESCGLAYWLMGALPITAVSRVLGIVEDLLLFFEQSPKLEGELAQAMDGLLNTPREALAEVPETCCSRWKKREDFFDILVDTLEGVLSCLDWVSGNAGAVWSEAMSLHASLLSEAVRDTDFVVILVLLRTACLPFRNCSTVFRCGNPADILCEADKIVPIIESLSNMLENIDTLHPLWFEEATRLATKVTSAPISFPEESASYESPENYYKKTLTVPILECLVEEMKYNFSDSHLNTLKLLSLLPTCYPQTMFADFAEKLGSIYQTDLPEPDTLQVDVCNWAGVWREKYQDVSPPSSISETLLHPESKNHVNISALLKVVAVLPSVSMEWDLMKTTLNCMRSFLRGGIGKHSQTDIIMLHMYRTTLQSLDDIINQCINVDPEACKSIHQVQQKVKSLQLQSEFCIVEDRNPDNPEETSSLHLALKNVAKLYAPDLLNSEGSNSSLSFYGASEREEILKELWDSQFFTIITHQAMEIDLVRYVPVCVRYLDKQDIQCEETLALIPCCMDPPAFADAMETALSEKWGLNMEFCRGQASLCTGNVRALMRSVSAVISQKYPMAVRTASSAVSLNVWLARSLPNMSVARCVVAAEEMLRWFSTDMLLHNKLEDMISWVFRHDEGKQNKLTDTLNSDWDGSHDIFETVVELLGPFMHVLNEMRSPESLQRSQAQLLSRVIGDFEFIFIVTVLKNLFGITKKLSQGFHGKPLDMVLVVNSLPALLTSLEEVKSNIYAYHETWFQEAVDLAAKLQVRLLHPVLREALSKRYRSTVSVMAVEHSIAEITELFPDHTLRVMRCLAIVPYVMSKTEGGCRETDITGAYKEDLPDISSLLLEMVSWKSKWTDSIAAYLPTTVLDTLKVSDIRCFTNIETLLRVLVVLPFARKESTFKQGKKSLQEFMQQKKRSLSELYPL, encoded by the exons ATGCCCGACTGCTGTGCCGCAGCGAATTGCAACCAGTGCACAGACCAGTCTAGCATTGCGTTTTTTAGGTTCCCGCTGGACCCCGATCG GTGTAAGCAATGGCTGGACAACTGCCGGAGACCAGATCTTGAGAACAAAACACCTGAACAGCTGCACAGGCTCTATAAACTTTGCGCCAGGCACTTTGAACCCTCACTGATATGTAGACAT AGTGCCCTTCGAACAGTCTTGAAAGAAGATGCTGTTCCCACCGTTTTTGACTTCACGAGTCACTTGAACACTCCGCAGAACCGTAACCGGAAAAGGATACGGGAGACG ACTGAAGAAGAGGATATAACTATAAAGAAAACTAAAG ATGATTATCTTCCATCAGAAGTGAAGGATGAGCCAGGCGAGAGCAGTCTAACATCCAGCCTGATACAGGACGACATCAAGAAAGAGGATGTCACCACTTCTAAGGCCAAGGAAACCTTGAAATTGTATTTTAAGGAGACTCTGGCTTTCACTGGATTTAGCATCAGGAAGGATGTCAATTCTAAAGTTGTCGAGCCCCTGGGAAGTCATGGAGAACTGCACTGTGTCAGCCCGATATGTGTGGAGAAGATCGACCAGAGAGAAGTTCTGCAGTTCACTGAGGACCTCATGCGGGATGAGATACGGAATAGCCTGAGGTCTGCACGCTTCTTCTCCATCCTATTACAGGAGGTTGCTAACATTGAAGGTAAAGATCAGATACCTGTGTTTATCAGGTCTGTCACCTTGGCTGGATTTCCGCAGAAACACCTCATGGGCTTTCTGCCCTGTGACGCTGATGCGGAGGGCTTGGCTTATATGCTCCTATCTGCTATACGCAATAAGTGGGGGCTGAGGATGGAACACTGCAGGGGACTTACATACCTGGCCACTGGAGACATCTGCCAGAAGATGAAGGACCTGTCCAGCAAAATACTGCAAGAATTCCCCCAAGTGGTTCTGGCACCCAGCGACCCTTACGCCTTCAACATGTGGCTCATTCGCTGCATGCCTCTCCTCAACATACAGAAGGTCGTGGACACTGTGGAAGAGGTTGCTGCCCTCCTGCGCAGATCATCATCTCTCTCAAAGAAAGTAGAAGACAAGATCAGTTCTTTGTATGGACACATGAAGGGGGAGGTGGATAGGATCAAGGAGGCATGTCAGAATCACTGGGAGTGTGGCGTGGATGCTTTTCAGACCATGTTGGATCTTTTGGAGCCACTCCTCTGCTGCATTAACGAGATGAGTCCCGAAGACCCAGATAACTCTGAGCTTGTGAGGCGGCTGAAGCCAGTCCTGAAGGATTTCCATTTCATTATCACGCTTGTGGTTCTGAAAAACACGCTGTGCTGCGTGAGCATCCTGAATCCCAGCCTCAGAGGAACAATAAGCATCAGTAGCACTCTGCAGTACACAATATCAAACGCCTTAAAGCTGCTCAGCAAACACATGCAAGAAATTGCGATTTTCCACCGAAAGTGGTTCTCGGATGCGGTATGTAGGGCAAAGAAACTGGGCGTTGATGTCTCCCTGCCGGAGTGCAGTGAGGAGGACAGCAACTCGAAAGCCGTCGCGAACTCGCCTGAAGATTTCTACCGGGAGACCCTGAGCATTCAAATCTTGCAGTATCTCACAGAGTCTGTGAAGAAGGTGTTCAGCACAGAGATGGTCCGCATCCTCAGGTGGTTATCCCTGGTCCCATCCTACATGGCTGACCACAACTTCAGCATCCGTAAGGACAAGGTGGCAGACGCCAACTTGAACAACCTGGCCAGGCCTGACTCCTTCTATGACGAGCTGGGCTGCTGGGAGGTGAAGTGGAAACACGCCAGCAAACGCCGGATCCTGCCTACGACTGTTTTTGGGACCTTAAAGATCCCAGATATTGGATTCTATCCTAATGTTCAGAGCCTGCTGAAGGTACTAGGCACAATTCCATGTGTGAACGCAGAGGCTGACGTGTATGGGCAGTACGATATGGTGCTGGACCGATACAAGTCCTACCTGCACGCCACACCAGAAGACCAGAGGCTGTGCAACATGGCGTTCGTCTTTGTCAATCAGGATGTGCACTTCAGTATCGAAGAGATGGTTGACTCCTTTGTCAAGAAGCATCCCGAAATATTGGAGTTGCTACAAATG GATGACGAGAACCACAAGAACCAAGTCGCAG ACTCAGAGAAGAACCCCTCAAAAGAAGAGATTGAGGAAAATCAGATAATGACTTTTGGGGGTGAGGATGAGAAGATGGAGACCTCTCAGTGTAAAGGGACGGATAAGGCGGCTTTGAGGTTGGCCTTGCGGAGTGCCGTGAAGGCAGCCTGTTCCAGCTACAGCAAGCAGCCAGGGGAGGCCTTTGCAGAGCTGGAAGGGGAGGTCGAATATGTGTCTAAATCTGAGATGAAGGAAgttctgtctgtgtgcgagAGTTCAGTAAGGGAAGGAATTCTTTCTGAGGTGGggaattcatttttttccctattCATCGATCGAGTCGTGAAGCTAGGAGATAGAGAATATCTCCCCCTCTTCCTCAGGTTTGTGGACAGCTTTGATGCCATGAGGTTGGAATTGATCGGATTCCTAGAGGCTGATCTTGATTGTGACTCCATGTCAGAGCGCCTGCTTGAGATTGTGACAAAGGAATGGAGACTTGATTTCAAAAACTGCAGGGGTCAGGCATATCTAGGTTCGGGAGATGTTTTTTACAGACTGAAGGCCTTTGCATGCAAAATTCAGGAGAAATACCCTCTTGCTATCTGTACACACAGCTCTTGCTATTCTTTTAATACTTGGTGGTCAATGTCAGTACCCATACCTTCCATAACTCGAGCACTGGAGACAATGGAAGAAGTTGTGTTATTTTTTAGCAGTGAGCTCGCACTGGAAAAGCTACTGGACCAGGTAATAGCGCTGGGTTTGAGAGAGAGCTATGAAAAGATTCAGGAATTGCAGGGGAAGTTCTGTTCCGTCTGGCTCGAGAAGCACGACTCCTATGAAGTTTTTGTGCAAATCTTGGAGCCGCTGGTTGAGTGTTTGGAGAAAATCAGGGacaacaaaccacagagattgGCAGCCAGCCTTTCTGAACAAGCAGGGAGATTATTACAGTTGATTAAGGACTTTGATTTTATTGTACCTATGGTAGCCCTGAAGAATGCCTCTTCCTTTACTCGAGAGCTTAGCTCAGGCCTCCAGAAAGATCACTTTAGTGCTGCATCTCAGCTTTGCCAGATCAGTGGCATTGTGGCCACCCTCAATAGGGTGAAAACCAACATCAAGGTATTCCATCAAAATTGGTTCGATGAGGCATGTGCGGTAGCCCAGAGTCTCTCTGTCCAAATCAAAGTGCCTGACATTGTTATTGTGACCAGGGACGGCATTTTGAAACCGACCACTTATTACAAAGATACACTGAGTGTCCCTCTTGTGGACAACCTTATCAATGCTGTGAAAGATCACTTCTCAGTTCATCACAAGGAGGCCTTGAATTTCCTATCATTGGTCCCTTGTTCTGTGACTGTGAGCTACATGTTTGAAATACTGAAATCAAAACCGCCGCTCTATAGCAGCGACCTTCCAGATCCTGACAACTTCTTCACGGAGCTATGCTGCTGGAGGGTCAAGTGGAAGACGAAAGTTGTTACCGTAACTATCCCTAACACCATCTTTCAGACTCTGCGTCTGCCAGTAATGCAGTATTTTGGGAACATTAACACGTTGCTGAGGATTATGTCGGTGTTACCCAGCACCACGCTTGAGTACTGTGGGGAGACACTGCGCCACAAGGTGTTCCAGGACTACATCAGGGAGACGAGCAGTAAGGACAGGTCTCCTTGCTTAGCTATGCTCAAGGTAGGAACCAACTTCAGCAGGGATTTGGACCGTATGGTTGCTCGATGCTTGAAGATTACGCCAAAAGCGCTGGAGGGGCTCTGCTTG gAAAAAGAATCTAAAAGTCTCAAAAATGCCGAAACACACAAGGATG GGGATGGATCAGAAGACGTTGAAATGACACCGTCTCTGGATATTAGGGCAGACGAAGCTTTGAAACTTGATGGTGAGAATGGTCATTCCGGAGACTACAGGCAGAGCTTGGAGGTTGTGTTCAAGCAGGTTTTGAAGCTGGGAAGAAGTAACTGCCGCTTTTCTGAGCTTTCCAAGGAAGAACAAGACCTGATATTACAGAATCTTAGCCTGTGTGACTGGGGAGAGAGCAGCCGGCTTGACATGGACATGGACATTGACGAGGCTGAAGTCTTGGATGTTCTTGTGGGGTCCATTAGACAAGTCGTGCTTTCAGAGGTCCAGGAATCACCATTCTTCTCTCTCATTATGGATAAAGTCACCACGATCGCCAGTAAGAAGTACCTGCCCACCTTTGTGCGATATGTTGCTGATTGCTCGACCAAGGTGGAGCTGCTTGGGTTTCTGCCCTTTGACGAAAAATGTGACTACGACACCCAGGCAAAGTGCTTCGAGACTATTCTTACGGACGACTGGGGCCTTCAGATGAGTTGCTGTCGTGGGCAGGCCTACATGCGGTTTGGAGCTGGGAGTTTGGCCTTGAAGAAGATGTCTTTGAAGCTCTTGAACAACTACCCACTGGCAGTAAATACTCCCAGTGAGTCGTGTGGTCTCGCTTACTGGCTCATGGGTGCTCTGCCAATCACTGCTGTCAGCAGGGTGCTGGGGATAGTGGAGGATCTTCTTCTGTTCTTTGAGCAGTCTCCGAAATTGGAGGGGGAGCTGGCACAGGCCATGGACGGGCTGCTGAATACACCCAGGGAGGCTTTGGCTGAGGTTCCCGAAACCTGCTGTTCCCGGTGGAAGAAAAGGGAAGACTTTTTTGACATACTGGTGGACACCTTGGAAGGAGTATTAAGCTGCTTGGACTGGGTGAGTGGCAATGCTGGCGCTGTGTGGAGTGAGGCCATGTCCCTCCATGCAAGCTTactttctgaagctgtgagagaCACTGACTTCGTGGTCATATTGGTACTCCTGAGGACTGCATGCTTACCCTTCCGAAATTGCAGCACGGTTTTCCGATGTGGGAATCCGGCCGATATCCTCTGCGAGGCTGACAAGATTGTCCCGATCATAGAATCTTTGAGTAACATGCTAGAGAACATTGACACCCTACATCCCCTATGGTTCGAGGAAGCCACTCGTCTGGCTACCAAAGTAACCTCTGCCCCGATCAGTTTCCCAGAGGAATCTGCTAGCTACGAATCGCCTGAAAACTACTACAAGAAGACCTTGACTGTTCCAATCTTGGAATGTCTAGTGGAGGAAATGAAGTACAACTTCTCCGATAGCCACCTGAACACTTTGAAACTGCTGTCTCTGCTTCCGACTTGTTATCCGCAAACCATGTTCGCAGATTTTGCAGAAAAACTGGGCAGTATATACCAGACTGACCTCCCAGAACCTGACACCCTCCAGGTAGATGTCTGTAACTGGGCAGGTGTTTGGAGGGAGAAGTACCAGGATGTTTCTCCGCCGTCATCCATCTCTGAGACGCTTCTTCACCCCGAGTCAAAAAACCACGTAAACATCAGCGCCCTGCTGAAGGTGGTCGCTGTGCTGCCGAGCGTCAGCATGGAATGGGATCTCATGAAAACGACACTGAACTGCATGAGGTCCTTCCTGAGAGGTGGGATCGGTAAGCACAGTCAAACGGATATCATAATGCTCCACATGTATCGCACGACCCTCCAGTCTCTGGACGACATTATCAACCAGTGCATTAATGTGGACCCAGAAGCATGCAAGTCAATTCATCAA gtacaACAGAAAGTTAAAAGCCTACAGCTGCAAAGTG AGTTTTGCATCGTGGAGGACAGGAATCCTGATAACCCAGAGGAGACCAGCAGCCTGCATCTAGCGCTGAAGAATGTGGCTAAACTATATGCGCCAGATTTGCTGAACTCTGAAGGCAGCAACTCCAGCTTATCTTTTTATGGCGCCTCTGAACGAGAAGAGATTCTCAAGGAATTGTGGGATTCGCAGTTCTTCACCATAATTACCCATCAGGCTATGGAGATTGATTTGGTGCGTTACGTCCCCGTGTGTGTCCGGTACTTGGACAAGCAGGACATTCAGTGTGAGGAGACTCTAGCTCTCATCCCTTGCTGTATGGATCCACCTGCCTTTGCGGATGCCATGGAGACGGCGCTGTCAGAAAAGTGGGGTCTGAATATGGAATTCTGCCGAGGACAGGCCTCATTGTGCACTGGGAATGTTAGGGCCCTGATGAGGTCTGTCTCTGCTGTTATATCACAGAAATACCCTATGGCTGTACGGACCGCCAGCTCTGCAGTGTCCCTCAATGTGTGGCTTGCTAGATCCCTCCCAAACATGAGTGTTGCTCGCTGTGTGGTCGCTGCCGAGGAGATGCTAAGATGGTTCTCCACTGACATGCTCCTGCATAACAAGCTGGAGGACATGATCTCCTGGGTGTTCCGACATGATGAAGGCAAGCAAAATAAGCTTACGGACACTCTTAACAGCGACTGGGATGGgagccatgacatttttgagacgGTGGTGGAGCTTCTGGGACCGTTCATGCATGTGTTGAATGAAATGAGAAGTCCAGAGAGCCTTCAGAGAAGCCAGGCCCAGCTCTTGTCCAGGGTAATTGGTGATTTTGAGTTCATTTTTATAGTGACTGTGCTGAAAAACCTGTTTGGTATCACCAAAAAACTAAGCCAGGGTTTCCATGGCAAACCTCTAGACATGGTATTGGTTGTTAATTCCTTGCCTGCTCTTCTGACTTCCCTGGAAGAGGTGAAGAGCAACATTTACGCCTACCACGAAACCTGGTTTCAAGAAGCAGTGGATCTGGCTGCCAAGCTGCAGGTTCGGTTGCTGCATCCAGTGCTTCGAGAAGCCCTTAGCAAGCGTTACAGGAGCACAGTGTCCGTAATGGCGGTGGAGCACTCTATTGCCGAGATCACGGAACTCTTTCCAGACCACACCTTGCGTGTTATGCGGTGTCTGGCGATTGTGCCTTACGTCATGTCGAAAACCGAGGGCGGCTGCCGAGAGACAGACATAACTGGCGCGTACAAAGAGGACCTTCCTGACATAAGCTCTCTCCTCCTCGAGATGGTGTCCTGGAAGTCCAAATGGACTGATTCCATAGCCGCGTACCTGCCCACCACCGTTCTGGATACGCTGAAGGTCTCTGACATAAGGTGCTTCACCAACATCGAGACGCTCCTGAGGGTCCTGGTCGTGCTGCCATTTGCGAGGAAGGAGAGCACTTTCAAACAAGGGAAGAAAAGCCTTCAAGAATTCATGCAACAAAAGAAGAGATCCCTCTCTGAGCTGTATCCACTTTGA
- the thap12a gene encoding THAP domain containing 12a encodes MPNFCAAPNCTRKSTQSDLAFFRFPRDAERCRLWVENCRRADLEQKTSDQLNKHYRLCAKHFETSMICKSSPYRTVLKDNAVPTIFDLTSHLNNPHSRHRKRIKELTEEELEKMKERRLEPCTESTMINNDSDITEGQATSEDPPALTEEEKEVRDYLKSLFEILVVLGKQNIPLNGHAEEDKESTCFTPSNFQALLEYRINAGEEVLRKRFESTAVNAEYCSSTQQKQMLEVCESCIREELLQEIRECRFFSLVTEDLVEITGECHLPLFLRFVDQSNCLREEFIGFLPFEGDEETLTERLLFEITEKWGLNMEYCRGQAHVSSGVFTKKMKSVATRLAEKYLLAVHTPCSTCALNIYLANSITLTGVQIVMSTFKKIDSFFSNSPVLQAELEHAISIFYQGNEEKANDLKETCHTSWTERHDSFELAVDFLESLLLCVDSIHDNEDFKWSDQVTADAYMISEALADFEFVVTLVVLKNTLSFTRAFGKNLQGQAMDVYFAANSLTAVLHSLNEVMDNVEVYHEFWFEEAVNLAAALEIPVKVPRLYYRKQRPEAGMEIQPESYYKEYLTIPVVGHVIKELKDVFSENHLKALKCLSLVPSVMGQLKFNTSEENNADIYKNDLPNPDTLLAELHCWRIKWKHRGKEISLPSTIYETLQLSEVKFFPNVYAFLKVLCTLPVLKLENTKCNTARKRFNAYLADTPVNHRSKSLALLNINYDIKHDLDLMVDTYTKMYQEKENE; translated from the exons ATGCCGAATTTTTGCGCTGCCCCGAATTGCACAAGGAAAAGCACCCAGTCGGATTTAGCTTTTTTCAGATTTCCAAGAGACGCGGAACG GTGCAGACTTTGGGTAGAAAACTGTCGCAGAGCTGATCTGGAACAGAAGACCTCAGACCAGCTGAATAAACATTACAGACTGTGTGCAAAACACTTTGAGACATCTATGATATGCAAAAGT AGTCCATACAGGACAGTCCTGAAAGATAATGCTGTTCCAACCATTTTCGACTTAACGAgccaccttaataatccacacagcAGGCACcgaaagcggataaaggaaCTG ACCGAAGAAGAGTTAGAGAAGATGAAAGAAAGGCGAT TGGAACCCTGTACTGAATCCACAATGATAAACAACgacagtgacatcacagaggGCCAAGCTACCAGTGAGGACCCGCCCGCATTGACCGAAGAGGAAAAGGAAGTTAGAGACTACTTGAAGTCCTTGTTTGAAATACTCGTGGTTTTAGGCAAGCAAAACATTCCCCTGAACGGACATGCCGAAGAAGACAAGGAGAGCACGTGTTTCACACCAAGCAATTTCCAGGCGTTGTTAGAGTACCGCATCAACGCTGGAGAGGAGGTCCTCCGGAAGAGGTTTGAGTCGACAGCAGTCAATGCGGAATACTGTTCCTCCACCCAGCAGAAGCAGATGCTGGAGGTGTGTGAGAGCTGCATCCGTGAGGAGCTCCTGCAGGAGATCAGGGAGTGTAGGTTCTTCTCGCTGGTTACCGAGGACCTGGTCGAGATCACTGGGGAGTGTCACCTTCCGCTGTTCTTGCGATTCGTGGATCAGTCTAACTGCCTCCGGGAGGAGTTCATTGGCTTTCTGCCATTCGAGGGGGATGAGGAGACCCTCACGGAGAGACTACTCTTTGAAATCACTGAAAAGTGGGGCTTAAACATGGAATACTGTCGGGGACAGGCTCACGTGAGCTCGGGGGTATTTaccaaaaaaatgaaatcgGTAGCCACCAGGCTTGCAGAGAAGTATTTATTGGCGGTACACACACCCTGCTCCACGTGTGCCCTGAACATTTACCTGGCAAACAGTATAACCTTGACTGGTGTCCAGATTGTGATGTCAACGTTCAAAAAGAttgactccttcttcagcaacTCCCCAGTGTTGCAGGCTGAGCTTGAGCACGCCATCTCTATATTCTACCAGGGCAATGAAGAAAAAGCCAATGACCTCAAGGAGACATGTCATACCAGTTGGACGGAGAGGCATGACTCTTTTGAGTTGGCAGTTGATTTCCTGGAATCCCTTCTTCTCTGCGTAGACAGCATCCATGACAACGAGGACTTCAAATGGAGTGATCAGGTCACTGCTGATGCCTACATGATCTCAGAAGCACTTGCGGATTTCGAATTTGTTGTGACATTGGTCGTGCTTAAAAACACTCTGTCATTTACCAGAGCTTTTGGCAAGAACTTGCAAGGGCAAGCGATGGATGTGTACTTCGCTGCCAACAGTTTAACTGCGGTCTTGCATTCGCTTAATGAAGTCATGGATAACGTGGAGGTCTACCATGAGTTCTGGTTTGAAGAGGCAGTCAACCTGGCAGCAGCTCTGGAGATACCTGTGAAGGTTCCTAGGTTATACTACAGGAAGCAGCGTCCAGAAGCAGGGATGGAGATCCAGCCAGAGAGTTACTACAAAGAGTATCTGACCATTCCAGTGGTGGGCCATGTCATCAAGGAACTGAAAGATGTCTTCTCGGAAAACCACCTGAAAGCTCTTAAATGTCTCTCGCTTGTTCCTTCTGTTATGGGACAGCTGAAGTTCAACACTTCAGAGGAGAACAATGCTGACATTTACAAGAACGACCTGCCCAACCCAGACACCCTTCTGGCTGAGTTACACTGCTGGAGGATCAAGTGGAAACACAGAGGCAAGGAGATCAGTCTTCCCTCCACCATCTACGAGACGTTGCAGTTATCCGAGGTCAAGTTTTTCCCCAATGTATATGCCTTCCTCAAAGTGCTTTGCACACTTCCCGTCCTAAAGCTGGAGAACACCAAATGCAACACTGCCCGGAAGCGCTTTAATGCTTATCTTGCAGACACGCCTGTCAACCACAGGTCCAAGAGTTTGGCGCTGCTCAACATCAACTACGATATTAAGCACGATTTGGATTTGATGGTTGACACATATACTAAAATGtatcaagaaaaagaaaatgaataa